GGCTGTCACAAGTGAATGAGGGCCAGATACCTATCCACTCATTCATCATCCAGCCACTCAACAAGCTATCCCAACTCCCTGAGGGAGGAACCgaatcattcatttcttttttccatttatttatattcgGGTTTAAGATCGcttcccctgctcctctccagaCCGTCTGGTGTAGCCTTTCCGCTAACAGAACTTGGCTCTCGCCCAGCCCAATCATCCCCAGCCCCGTCCCTTGCTGGCCCCGCCCCATTCCCCGGACGGCCGCATTCTATCCTCAGGCCCCACCTCCTTTGTTTCGTCACCCGGCGGATTACCCACCGGAATCCCTGGTCCCGAGGGAAGGGCACTCAGCGCAGATACCGCCCGCCGCTGCTGTCACTATGGCGACTACAGCAGCGCCCCGCCTCTTCACCCTGGAGAACCTCCTTGGAGCCCGTCACCGTGGCAACGAACTCAACGAGGCTGTGCCGCGCCCTGTCGCTTATACTGGGGAGTAATAATATGAAACAAGGCAGCTTTGCCGGCGCTGAGGCCACGCCCTTCCCGAAGAACACCTCTTCCAGCcccacccagcccagcctgggtgTGTTGCCTCCTGCAGAGCGCACCGCCTGCGGTCTTCTAGTCCCCAGCGAGTCTTCTGGACTCCTTCAGGGAGCCCAGCTTTAGCTACCCATAACTCCCTAGTGCTTGGACTTGTCGCTACGGTTATATTCGAGAGAGGGGTTTCGAGGACGCTCTTTTGTCCCCCTCGCTTCAAGAGTAGCCCCCGCTCTCTGATTCTCTTCTACCACTCTGTCGTTCCTTCAGCAGACATTTCGGCTGGTACTGGAGCCCCCCCCCAACACCAACTTCATTACTCTGACTTTTTCAATAAcacgtttttcttttttcattcatcccAAAGCTCTTGGGAGCGCAGCGGCGTGCGCTTTCCTTTCGTGATTCTTCTTTCCCGTGCGTCTTCTTGGAGCGAGtctctgtccatttcttcccATCTTCCCCGTCAGCACCCCGAGGACGGATGATTTTTGGAAGGTCCGGGACTTTAAGCATGGAGCCCTCCGGCAGGGCCGCACCCCAAACCTCCAGACCCGAAGCTGGAGCAGGGGATCCGCTCTGTACGCCCAGCTCTTCCCATAGCCCACCCACACCTAAAGTAAAAAcccaaaggggcgcctgggtggctctgctggttaaacgtctgcctctggctcgggtcgtgatctccggATCCTTGCtcacagcggggagcctacttctccctctttctgctgctccccatgcctGTACACTCTCTCTgacatggataaataaaatatttttaaaataataataataataaagtgaaaaCCCCAGGTCTCTTACAGAGACCGAACTCGAAAGCAGCAAGCTGAGTCCGCCAACACTTCGAGCCAAGCAGGCCACGCCTTCGCCCCATACCACAGCAGAGGAGGTGGGCGGGGCGCCTGGGACGCCCACCGCCGCTGATTGGTTGCTGAGCAGCCTCGGCCTGGGAGGGTTGGTGGCCCGGCAGCGCCGCCTTCCGGGGAAGCCGCGTAGTCCTCTGGTTGTCCTTTAGGGGTGAACGTCTGGGTCCCACGCGGGCACGGTTCTCCCAGGTTTTCTTCCCAGCGGTTCCCAGGCGAGAACGGAACTTGGGCTGGGGGCGGCCCCCGCATCCTCCTGGGAGCTCTGAGGTGCAGTCAAGCTCGGAGAGCGAGGGTACTGCGTCGGAGCCCGTGGGCGCCGGAGATCAGAACCACTGACCTGCAGCTGAGCTTAGGcgggcagaggaaggggggcgTAAGGAAAGGTGCTGGCCACCCGGAACCCCCACAGAGGCCACTTGGACTGAATAGGTCCCTGGGGACCCAGATGTCCTCGCTTTGGGATTTCTTACCGTTCCACGTTTTCTCCATCTTGGAAAGTGGTAATCACCAATCACCTCCTTGTGCAAGCCTATTCccccatttttcctctttccgTATTCAGTAACTCCAGATCTGTCCAGTCTTTCTCCTAAACGTTGGTCAGATTCATTCCTacagtctccttctctcttccgCTAGACCATACCGCCATCTTGTGACTGGACTCAGGAATAGCTTCCTAACTGGTTTCCTCACCTTGGCAATCTTTTACAAAGAGAAATCTGATCTTGTTGATCCTTTGGTCAGTGCCTTTGACTGCCCAGGCGCTCCTGGGAAGCACtcgtctccctccccacccccagttatTCCTTGTTGCTTTCCCCACTAGACTGTGAGCGCAGGGATTTTGTGCCATGTTGTATCTCCAACATCTGTTACTTTGAATAAACTTCTGCAGATTAAATATGAAagtttcgggacgcctgggtggctcagttggttaagcagctgccttcggctcaggtcatgatcccagcgtcctgggatcgagtcccacatcaggctccttgctcggcagggagcctgcttctccctctgcctctgcctgcctctctgtctgcctgtgctcgctctctctctgacaaataaataaataaaatcttttaaataaataaataaatatgaaagtttCCCTCTCATTTCCTCTTGCCAGGGTCCTGTCCCCGAGGTAGAATATTAGGCCTTAATGGGATCATGGGTGAGGacactctgtctctctggctATCCTGGCACTGATTTCCACCTCAAATGGGTGTTCCCTTCCTCTTGGCCAATTTCTCTTCCACCAATATAAGCCCCAACTGGAGGCTGGTGGGCAGTCATGCATCTTATGACAGGCCCTGCAGGTCGCTGAAGTATGGGGTCCCTGGGCCTCCACAGCATCCCCCAAGTCCTACACACGGTCCTTTTAACAGCGCTGGTCATGATGAGCTTGGTATTTGGTAAGTGGCTCTAAGGGGTCAGAAGGGTCTCCTGGTCTGTGCTTAGTGGAGAAACCCACAGATAGCAGGTGTATGGGTACATCTGCCCAGGATGCTCAGGTAAACCTGGCAGGACGAAAGATGGGATGGATGGGCTTGATGGAATAATGCTTAGGGACTGGCAATAGACTGATGTTCACTCTGAGGGAGATTTCTAGTTTTTACCTCAGGGCCGTCTAAACAGCAGTGACCTGAATGGAGACACTGAAGAGATGCCGTTTAAATCTGAGGCAGTGCAAAATAAGGAGGGTCACTGGAATGTGCTAAATGATAGAACTAGGATCCCCAGAATAGAACAAGCCTCAGTCCAGCCTGATAATCTTTTCACTTGGCTGCAAAACACCACCTGTGTAGAAATAGGACTCAAAGTATTTGTTCAGTATCTGCCTCACACTAAGTGCTCCTTAGTGCACTCCTCATGGGTCTGGGGACTCATTAACATGTGGTCTGGGCCAGGgaccagagaaagagggagctgTATATCCTCGCGGTTGGGGAGGACTTTAGTGACAGCGTTATTAATATGAGTGAAAAGACCACCAAACAGAGAATGTGGTGGTGGGCTGCTTGACGTCTGGTCTGTCTACACAAAACACAGACTCCTCCTATCTTGTGATGATACAGTCTCGTTTTCACCTCTGAACATTACAGATTTAAGGAAGCATATTCAAAAGCGAGTCCatagtggtgggggggggggactgtaAAACCAAGTCCCAGAGGAAGAAATGTCCTCACTGAACTCCCCAAAGCTGGAATGAGGGGCCCCTGCCCAACCTTTGAACTTAGAAGCTTTCAGAGTGCTGGGCACACGTTAGCCCCTCAAATACATGTTGAACGAGTGAATGAATTCCTTAATCAGTTCCTTATTTCAGGAGGTGTAAGAGAAGAGAATGGAGATTTTAACAAGGACTTTAAGGCCTCTGATAGAGAATTAATCCAGATGGTTTTCAAGAAATGGAGTTCTTATGGTTTTCTGagatggggaggtggggaaggggttgACCGACCAGGAAATGAGGTAGGTTTGGAGTCAGTTGTTTCTCTGTGTTCTAGGTGATTTTGATCCTGATTCGGTTCAGCTCCCCAAATACCTGCGCTGCTATCGATGCCTCTTGGAGACCAAGGAGTTGGGTTGCCTTCTGGGGTCTGACATCTGCCTCGCCCCGCCTGGCAGCAGCTGCATGACTCTCCTCATAAAGAACAGTGAGCTGCTTGTCTTTGGCTCAACCCATTCCCGAAATGCATCTCTCTGCTGCACCCTGCGTTGGGTTCCTACAACCTCTAGACACTGCTCCCCATCCTGGTCTCTTTCCTTACCTGCCTTCAGAGCCATTCTCGGTCTCCACTTCCACGCTCCTGTTCCTTCAGCCTGCCATTGACCAGATTCTGCCTTCCTTACAGCACCCAGCCTTGTGATCACCAAATCCCCCAGTCTGTCCTCAGactgccttctccctgcctgtGAGCCACAGTTCCTGCAGACCTCTCTCCCTCGTCCACTGCTTCTTCCTGGTCTCTTTCCTTGGGTCTTGGCTTATTCTCCTTGACCCTTAAGGTTCATGTTCACCAAAGTTTGGGCCTTAGCGGTCTTCCCACTTCACTCTTCCCAGAGGATTTGCTCGGATTCCTCAGTTTGAATGTTAGGCCCAACTGTCATGTCAAGTGGCCCTCTGGACAGCTCCACCTCATTTTCAATTTGCTGACAATTGTCTATATTCCCTGTTCCTCATGCCTACTTTACCACACAATCCCTCACACTTTTCTTTCtgctctccctttttccttccttctctcttttcctccctccctcccccccttttcAGCAGGGGCCCCCTCCCTTAccctttttaaaacacaaagcaCATATTATGTGCAAGCACAACCCTCTGAGATACATACTGTTATTACTACACcccaccccattttacagatgagaaaacagaggcacagaaaggtcAATTCTTTGCCCAAGTCTCCTAGAAGCTGAGTCAGTTTGTGGTGATTCCAGAAACGGAGCTCTTAACAACCACTATGTGAAATTACTTTCAAATTCAAGTTTTTTTATTACACTTCTTAAAAATAGATATGGTCCAATATCAGAGTACTCAAGCATATCAAAGAGATGCCTCTCCCAGTTTTTTCTTATATGGTCCCAGCCAAAGTGCTGGTTCCCCTGGAGCAAGACCCAGCTCAGCCCCCTCCAACCATTACTCTATTTTGAGTGGCTCTTTCCCACCAACCTTCCACAGAATCCATAGCTGGTAACTCCCCCTGCCATCCCTGCCCCTGGCCAGTTTCAGGAATTACTGCCTTTTGGGGATCCAGGGAAGGGTGTGGGGACAGTGATGCTAAGTCCATATGGagtgaggggatggaggggtTTGGGGGTGTGCCTGGGACCTGGGATCTATGTATCATTGGTTGCTGCCATCCTTCCCCAGACAGTGGTTCTGACATCATGGTGAGTGACTGCCGCCGCAAGGAGCAGATGAGTGACTGTTCATATACCCGCTCTTCTCCAGTGTTTGGCTTCTGGATATTTTCTCGATGCTGCTTCCGGGAGTTCTGCAATAACCCCCAGAACAGAGTCTTCTATATTCCTTAGAATTTCTGCAGagaattttagaataaaatcctGCCAGTTGCCTTTCATCTTCCCGATTTCCAGCTGGCTGGCACAGCCAGAACAACTTCCAGTTCCTTCTACCAGCCCTCCAGGCCTCCCTCGATAGGATCTCAGCCCTATCTTCCTCTTGATTGACACCCCTCAACACTCCTATTCCCACTGTCCCTTCCCTGGGCTCCCTCTCCAGAAGTCTCTGAGTTTTGCCTTCAAGTCCTCACGGTCTGAcagcttttctcctctctcctcccacctctcAGCTGCTCCTTTGCCTGCCTTTGCCCCTTCTCCCACTATAGGCCTCTCTCACCTCAAGTACCCAGGTGTTCCAAATAAATTGGTGTGCAAACTATATGGCCTGTCTCTTCTGGTCGTGGTGGAAGCTGAGATCCTGCCTGACTTCCCCCCTGTGGGGGCGGGTaaggggctcccagctctgctgagCTCTGCTCCTGCCCAGACTCCAGGTCTTGGATTCACCTCTAGGCACAAAAAGGTGAAGAGGAACTGGAAGTGCTCCTGCAGGGATGGCTGAAAGGGCAGGGGGCAACCTTGGCAGTGGGGTCAAATCCAGAGCTGTGTGAGAACTGGAAGGGAGGTTCACAGGGGAAAGAAAGGGTGCTGGTGGGAGTGGAGCTGTgagaggcccaggcctggggaggggtgggggaagccttCTGTGGAAGAGTTGCTAGGTCTCGTGGAGTCCTGGCCTGATCCCAGGCTCAGCTTCCCTCTTCAAGGACTGTGAAGTTACTGCAGAATTTTGGGCCTTGCGTTCCTCAGCCTCTGAGACTGTCCTCCCCTTTGCCTTGCTAGAGCTGTACAAACCTAGACTTTTACACCAAAATCAGAGGTGTGGAGAAAAGTGGGCCTAGACCACAGTGGGTGCACACAGAAGGTTTGGACCTATTTTTGGACCTCCAACTGCTCCCTGACAATACATATTAATACTGGTGCTTCCCACCAAAGCACAGACCATTAAAGGGGCCATGGAGCTCTGTTAACATTTGGACAAAATGTAAGTGAAAATGTACGCTCTATGATGCCATGTGTATCAAGCAGACAGAATTCCTCTAAGCAGCTACAACTCAGGACAGTGGCTACCGCTGAGTTGGGAGACATGCCTGGGAGGGTGCACAAAGGCAGCCTTGGGTGCTGATAAAGGCCTTTATACTGACTCGAGGACTGGTGACACAGGTGTGTGGTTTACAAAAACTCATGGTGTATGCAAACTTCTGCATGTTTTGCCAGAGGTTTAAAAATAggccagaggggcacctggttggcttagttggtaCACTGTGTCACTTTTAATCTCCGgttgtgaattcgagccccacactggggataGAGATTACCTTTAAAAAGTAGTAGTaacgggggacgcctgggtggctcagtgggttaagccgctgccttcggctcaggtcatgatctcagggtcctgggatcgagtcccgcgtcgggctctctgctcagcagggagactgctcccctctctctcactctctgcctgcctttctgtctacttgtgatctctctctgtcaaataaataaataaattaaaaaaaaaaatagtagtagtAACGGGcacacttggtggctcagttggttacgtgtctgccttttgggccctgcatcaagctccctgcttagctgggggtctgcttctccctcccgctcctccctgcttgtgttctctcaagaaagagggggaagcaggctccttgctgagcagagaccctgatgtggggctcaatcccaggaccctgagatcatgacctgagctgaaggcagaggcttaacccactgagccatccaggtgcccctgcttgcgttctctcAGGTAAAAtctttcaatgttttaaaaagcagtagtaatgggcgcctgggtggctcagtgggttaaaaagcagtagtaatacatacacacatgaatGCCACAATCTGTATGTACCTTTGTCCCTAGGGCATGTGTCTATTTTGGAGGCTCTCATTTTCACCTGTACACACATTTACATGCATTCTTTCAAGCCTATGAGGTACTAGCCCCTCTTTGACAGGTGACCAAACTAAGGTAGGGACAAACTTATCCAAATGGCAGAGGAGCTGGGATTGGGTACCCCAACCATAAAGCTGTACTACTTTTCAGATAAAGGTTTCACAACCCCAGCACTGGTTTATGAGATTCAGAATGAGCTGTACTCATTAATACCAAGCCCAGAGCAGTGTGTTTACTACACAAATGGAAAAAGTTGTGAATATTCATTACTGCTTTCTGTATGCTTGTAGTTTTTCAAATGGAGTATTAAAATTAAAGATCTAGCAATGGCAGCTCCAACCATGTATCTCTGAACACCCCCATGCCCCAACGTAGCTCCCTACTGAGGGGTCCTGAGTGCCAGGATCCTAAAAGGAACAGGCAACAACCCAGATCCCTCAGCACCAGGTAACTGAGATACAGACCTTGGCCCCTTGGTTTGCTCCTGAGTTTTCCTGGTTCAAAGGTTTTTCTACCTCTCTTAGATGGAAAACGCTGATGTGATCAGAGTTTAActttctatgttttgtttctaGGGAAACCTtcttaaattaaagattttatttttaaataacctctatacccaatgtggggttcaaacttaaCTCCAGCATCAAGAggcgcatgctctactgactgaaccagccaagcGCCCCTAAAAAGCAAATCAAAGGCTGAGAAATCATAACCCTCACAGCTGAACAGATCTCTAGCTATGCAGAAGGTGGGATGGATATCGGCTTTTAGGGGACAAGCCATGAGGAAGCCACAAAGGCCAAGTAGAGTAGACCAGGCTGTAGATGGTTTGATCCCCATGCCCAATCAACCTTCTTTTTGCTGAGCCTGACCCCATAAACAGTGTGACACAGACTCAGCCCAGTCCATTTATTGTGGAGGTTGTGGAGAGCAAGCAGGAGATGTGGAGCAGAGCAGGCCAGAccctcacctctcctctcctttggCATCTACTCAAGTGGGTGTCAGTGGGGCTGAGGAGGCCAGGGACTGCAacaagagaggagagaaacagaCGACCAGAgcaagggtgggggtggaggcaaTGAGGCAGGGACAACACAGTGCCTAGTCAGAAAGTGTGCAGGGAAGTCTACCCTTCGTTCTTCTTGTTGCAAGTTCAGTCTGGGTCTCAAGATAGGCACAGGATGTGATCTACAACCAGATCTAAACGGGGGCAGGTGACCAGACTGACAAAGGATTTGAAAGATGAGGGGGGATGACAGGCTCCGGTGACAGGAAAGGGATGAGAAAGCCACTATGCCTTCCCCAGGCCAGCCTGGGCAGATTCTGAACTCATTATTTTCTAGGAGGGGCAGCACTGCCAGTTTCTGGGAAAGAAAAGATCCCAAAGCCACAGTCCTGCTGCGGAAGGGAGGTCAGAGAAATCAAAGAGCAGAGAACATGGGTGCTCTAGGAGGGCAGCACAGGGGGCTGTGGTGTTAGAGAAAAGATGCTGGAATGGAGTGAAATCCAGGAAGCCTAAGCCATCAGGGCCTAGCCCAGGGAAGAACCAAAAGTCCTGAATTGTTGAGGAACAAATATATGTGATGTAGGTCAGCAATGGACAAGTTCAGGTTCAGGGGCAGGATGGCCAGGGGGTCCAGGCCTTTGGGCTCCTTCCCAGCATGGAAGCTGCGGAGGGGCAGTGAGAGATTCAGGGCCTGGTAGAACCACTGGATCTGGGACTCGGACAGGGGCAgggcccaggccccagccccagctggaGGATCAGCCAGGGGATCAGGCAGGGAGCTGTGGACCTGGGGACTAGACCAGGAGTTGCAGTAATCATACTGGCAGCACTGGGCCTGGTACCAGTATTCTGAGAAGTAGGTATTACGTTTTTCTTGGCAGCGGTAAGAATTATACTGTCCACAGCCTCGGATGAGGAAACGAATCTTGGTATCTGGAGAAGAGGGAACAGCTAGCTAGTAACCTCCACTGCCTCCCAGTCCCCAAACCTGTTATCCTTACCCTAGACTCTCCCCATGCCTCACCCAGACCCGACTTCCATCCCAGACTCCTTCCctctgaaggaaggaaaaacgGGCTCAGCAAATCTCCCTGGAACCCTAGACCCCTCCTTCCAGGATCTTGCTGTCTTCCTCTTGCACCCCAGGCCCTAAGCAGCCTTCATCTGAGAGGAAAGGAGACCAGGCCATGGGCTATCCCACCAGCAGCCCCTTCCTGGGGCTTGACTCACCATAATAGATGGTGATCACCATACACGGTGACGGGGTGCTGATGGTGCACTTCTCTGAGCCTGAAATACACCCTGCAGAAGGGTCTTCTAAGAGGCAGAGGTGGCAGGTCCGGACTTCAGGAACAGGAGCTGGGGAAGAAGACAGGTGGGATGGGAGTGTCGGCTCATTCCAAGTTCTGCTTGCGGGGAGCCCGTGAACCAGGGCTATAGCCCCACCCCATTCCAGGACTGTCACTTCTCCCTCCTCGCCCCTGGGCCCCACTTACCTTTTCCCACTGCGAAGCCCACCATGACCAGCACACCTACAAGCATGTGCACCTTCATGATGGAATTCTGGGGAGAAGGGCAGTCCCTGAGGGGTATCCTGAAACCCCACCTTCCTGTGACCATGCTCTTTGGATCCTGAGCTGCAGGGTGGTTTTAGTAGACAGTTTGAGCAGGAGCTGTAGACGCAGAGCTATATTCCTCAGCTGGGGGGAGGAAGTTATTAACTTGGCTGGAGAACGGCATGTCCTCACCCACAAGGTCGGCTTCCTGAACGTGGGAGCAGTGTCCCAGACAACACCTGGGCCTTTATCCAGCTGTCTATTGTTCTCATGCCCTGAAAAGATCTATTCCCACTTCAAGGGTCCATGAATCAGCTTCTGTCTCTGGTACCATATGCTGTCCTTCCCACAGCAGAACGGTCCCTATTGTGCTGGGAAAAACTTTGGCCAGGCACCCAGGGTCCCCATCCTTCTGAGAAGAGTATATCTCAGCTCCCCCAGCAGGGGGCGCACAGACACCACCCTGCAGCAATTGGGGACCTTGTCCCTCTCCACCCCTTACTTCAGGACCACTTGCCCTGTAAAATCAAAACCGGAAAATTTTGTTGTTGGTTATACTACTTACTTACggtacaaataaataaacagcctTAGGTGgctgaaaaagaatgaatatgtCTCTAGACTTTGAAATCTCATTTTCCCCTCGGGCTGTGGCCTTGCACATCTCTGCATTCAGTACTAGAAATTCTGCTCTGCTGCTAAAAACCTCACCCAAATCCACTGGGCACCAATCTGTGCTGGTTTTCAACTTGAGGAGGGTGGGCCGGGCCATGAGGGCCCCTGGAATCAGGCACAGCAGTACCCTCCCGTCCCCCAACCCCAAGCACCAGCAGACCAGCTCATGGCCTTTTCTTCCACTTTATTTCATATTCCCACCACAATAATGACTCCTTTAATTTAAACTAAAAACCATAGAGGGATCCTGAAAGGGTGGCAGCAAAGGATCGGAGGTGTCAAAGACTGAGGGTCAGGTGGGATGGGGAATCAGCGAATCGTCTTGACTGGGCTCTTGAAGTTGCTGGCGGCTTGGAGCTGCAGTTGGTAGGCCATTGGATGGATCTTGAAACCGTAGAGCCTGGGCCGGGGCAGAGGTCAGAGAGGCAGCAGTGTGAGCCCCACCCTGGCCCCACCAGTGGCCTGAGTTTCCACCTCCCCACCCtaactttttcatgggtctgctCAGTGCTTAAGAACAGTGGCTCCCAAATGTCTTCCCTCCAGGATACTGGGAAACGTACTTTAAAAAGCCATTAAAACTCAAATTCTAGGCTACatgtaaaaacacacacac
This genomic interval from Neovison vison isolate M4711 chromosome 1, ASM_NN_V1, whole genome shotgun sequence contains the following:
- the LY6G5C gene encoding LOW QUALITY PROTEIN: lymphocyte antigen 6 complex locus protein G5c (The sequence of the model RefSeq protein was modified relative to this genomic sequence to represent the inferred CDS: substituted 2 bases at 2 genomic stop codons) is translated as MHLMTGPAGRXSMGSLGLHSIPQVLHTVLLTALVMMSLVFGKWLXGVRRVSWSVLSDFDPDSVQLPKYLRCYRCLLETKELGCLLGSDICLAPPGSSCMTLLIKNNSGSDIMVSDCRRKEQMSDCSYTRSSPVFGFWIFSRCCFREFCNNPQNRVFYIP
- the LY6G5B gene encoding lymphocyte antigen 6 complex locus protein G5b encodes the protein MVTGRWGFRIPLRDCPSPQNSIMKVHMLVGVLVMVGFAVGKAPVPEVRTCHLCLLEDPSAGCISGSEKCTISTPSPCMVITIYYDTKIRFLIRGCGQYNSYRCQEKRNTYFSEYWYQAQCCQYDYCNSWSSPQVHSSLPDPLADPPAGAGAWALPLSESQIQWFYQALNLSLPLRSFHAGKEPKGLDPLAILPLNLNLSIADLHHIYLFLNNSGLLVLPWARP